CGCGACGCGTCGCTCAGTTGGGCTAAGCGCTGCGCCGAGCGGGCAGCGCGTGCCAGTTTATTTTCGGTCTCGGTGGAGACGGTATTGGCGCGCCGCTTCTTCGAGCCGGCGCGGGGTGTACGGGACTGCGTGGATGCTGCGGAATCTGCCATAGAGAAAGAAGCGGTCGTCGCCGGCCACCGGGCGCCGAATGCCGCTACAAAATGCCATCAGTTTTTTCGAGAGCGCATTGTCTCACGGCCAACCGCGCCAGCTAAAGCCCATCGCCGATTTAAACCGTCGGATCGTCCTCGCGAAGCTCCTTGACGCAAGGCAGTTCACGCAAGCGATCGCGAATCGCAGCATATTCGGTTGAGGAGACCCGGTGCAGCGTGATCATCACCACATCGAACTCGGGCGCATCGTCGCTCTGTTGCATCACGAACTGTTTGACACGCGGGCTCGCCGCGCCGAGCGCATCGTGCAGCGAGTGAAACGTGAGCGCACCGCGCTCGACCAGCAACGTCAGCTGACGCCGCTGCTTGACTGTGATGAAACGCCGCTCGAGCGGTTTGATCCCCGCCAGGATGATCAGGATGATGATGGTCGCCGCGATCGACGCCGTGTACATGCCACCGCCCACCGCCAGCCCGATCGCCGCCACCGACCACAGGCTCGCCGCAGTCGTCAGCCCGCGCACGATCTCGCCGCGCATCAGGATCGAACCCGCTCCCAGAAAGCCGATACCGGAGACCACCTGGGCAGCCATCCGCGAGGGATCCAGTACGACGTTCTGGGCGCCGAGCACATCGGCAAAACCGAACGCGGAGACAATCATGATGAGCGCCGAGCCGACGCACACCAGCATGTGCGTGCGCAAGCCCGCGGCCCACGACAGCCGCTCACGCTCGATACCGATGACGCTGCCAAGCGCCGCGGCCAACACCAGCCGCGAGACCAGTTCGACATTGCCCAGCATGGTTGTTCCTCCTTATCTGAAATTATTGGAACCGCATTTGAGAGGGTCGCAAACGTGCCCTCGCTGACGGTTTGCTTTATGCTTGGACCCGCGCTGCCTTGCCGGACCCAGCGCCCGCAACCTTGTACGGCTCTACCCCAAGCAGATTCATAGCATGAACACACCCGCCTCCGCGATCACCCTTGCCGCCGCCCTGCGCGATCATTTTGCACGCGTCGTTCTGCCCATCTGGCGCGGGCCGGGCTTCAACATTGCATTGAAACTGCCGTACGAGGCAGTCAGCGCCGAAAGCCATCGCCCCCTGCCGGCCGAACGCTACCGCGCGATGGCTTGCGCACGGCAATTGTTCGTTTTCTCCCAGGCAGGTGATACGGCCCACGCCGAAGGCCTGTTCGATGCGCTCGTGCACTACTTTCAAGACAAGCAGCGGGGCGGATGGTTCTATAGCGTCGATTCAGAAGGTACGCCGCTCGATACGACCAAGGACCTCTATACGCACGCTTTCCTGGTCTTCGCGTGTGCCGAATACGGCGCGCGTTCGGGCAATCGGGATGCGCTGGACCTGGTGCACAGTACGTCGGGGCTGATCGAAGACCGCTTCGCGGCGCAGGATGGTCTGCTCAACGCCGCGTTGGACGCAACGTTTTCGACGGTGACCGGCACGCCTGTGCAAAACCCCTTGATGCACCTCACGGAAGCGTGGCTCGCCGCGCGCGCAGCGACCGGCGATAGCGCATTCGATACAGCGCTGCGCAAACTGGCAGGCGCGATCGAACGCACTTTCGTGCATGCGCCGACGGGCTCCATCGCGGAGCTGCCGTTAGGGGCGGATGACAATCGTCTGGAGCCGGGTCACCAGTTCGAATGGTTCTGGTTGGTCAAACAGGCAGGTACGTTGCTGGAAGGATCGGGACTCGACGAGGCTCTGACGCGCGCTTTTGACTTTGCGCAACAGCATGGCGTCGATCCGGTGACAGGCGGCGTCGCTGCATCGCTCGACGAAGCTGGGCGCGTCAAGGACGCGACGCAGCGGATCTGGGCACAGAGCGAATATCTGCGCGCTCTAGCTACACGGAATGACGACGCGGCGCGCGCTGTCTTGCCAAGGCAGATCGAACATTTCCAGCAACGCTTTCTGCACCCGCAAGGATGGTACGAGTGCAAAACGGCTACAGGCGAGGTTTCGCGCGCCGACATGCCGTCGACGACGCCTTATCATCTCGCCACCGCGTATGCAGCGCTGCCTGCCTGACGCGGCTAGATCTGGATAAACCTAAGAAAAGCCTGCTTAAACCGCTGCACCGAACGAAAACTCCCGCTCGTGCTCGCCGCGCAACTCGTCGAACTGCTGCATCCTTAGGACGACATCGGAAATCTCGAACACCGAGACGGCCGCCTTCAGTTGCTGCGTCTGCTGATGCAACGAGGCCGCGGCCGC
The sequence above is drawn from the Paraburkholderia phenazinium genome and encodes:
- a CDS encoding MgtC/SapB family protein gives rise to the protein MLGNVELVSRLVLAAALGSVIGIERERLSWAAGLRTHMLVCVGSALIMIVSAFGFADVLGAQNVVLDPSRMAAQVVSGIGFLGAGSILMRGEIVRGLTTAASLWSVAAIGLAVGGGMYTASIAATIIILIILAGIKPLERRFITVKQRRQLTLLVERGALTFHSLHDALGAASPRVKQFVMQQSDDAPEFDVVMITLHRVSSTEYAAIRDRLRELPCVKELREDDPTV
- a CDS encoding AGE family epimerase/isomerase yields the protein MNTPASAITLAAALRDHFARVVLPIWRGPGFNIALKLPYEAVSAESHRPLPAERYRAMACARQLFVFSQAGDTAHAEGLFDALVHYFQDKQRGGWFYSVDSEGTPLDTTKDLYTHAFLVFACAEYGARSGNRDALDLVHSTSGLIEDRFAAQDGLLNAALDATFSTVTGTPVQNPLMHLTEAWLAARAATGDSAFDTALRKLAGAIERTFVHAPTGSIAELPLGADDNRLEPGHQFEWFWLVKQAGTLLEGSGLDEALTRAFDFAQQHGVDPVTGGVAASLDEAGRVKDATQRIWAQSEYLRALATRNDDAARAVLPRQIEHFQQRFLHPQGWYECKTATGEVSRADMPSTTPYHLATAYAALPA